The Rhizobium leguminosarum genome includes a window with the following:
- a CDS encoding FAD-dependent oxidoreductase, producing MLFPLESALKADSKSVAASGDYDIVVVGSGISGAIIAKQAAGAGKRVLVLEAGTGANSSLAGYNDLLTTFYSAATKDNQSPFPLNANAAMPRSTQLRKLQAGETDSSTYIVQSGPYAAICGPSCRSRFRNIP from the coding sequence GTGCTTTTCCCACTCGAATCAGCGCTGAAGGCGGATTCCAAGTCTGTCGCAGCGTCTGGCGACTACGATATCGTCGTCGTTGGCTCCGGCATTTCCGGAGCTATAATTGCCAAGCAGGCTGCAGGAGCTGGCAAGCGTGTCCTTGTGCTTGAAGCCGGAACCGGTGCCAATAGCTCTTTGGCAGGCTATAACGATCTGCTGACGACCTTCTATTCGGCAGCCACCAAGGATAACCAGTCGCCCTTTCCGCTGAATGCGAACGCGGCCATGCCCCGCAGCACGCAGCTTCGCAAGCTGCAGGCGGGGGAAACCGATAGCTCGACCTATATCGTTCAATCCGGACCTTATGCGGCAATATGCGGCCCATCCTGTCGTTCACGGTTCCGGAATATACCATGA
- a CDS encoding ferritin-like domain-containing protein: MDPYGIKTLDELKEFLHRAMQLEHATIPPYLTALYSIKPGVNRDAAQVLRVIVVEEMLDLTIAANILNAIGGTPDLTRPDFAVNYPASLPDGETDFKVSIQAFSREALATFLKIERPARRPEHLAGKGLIQRKNSPHITALGSDPRHEDLHFFSIGEFYATIAEGIKYLEAEAHGAGTTIFTGDSSRQITSEYYYSGGGELFPVTDLKSALEAIELIMEQGEGDGGGIYDDDEHELAHYYRFDELVKGRYYRKGDQPDHPTGPHLQVDWEGAYPIKPNLKVAEISEGSELREAATDFNTCYGEFLELLTRAYNGQPSLLLEAVPIMFEFRNIIVELIRNPLPGHPGKYSSPTYEIPHSAKQAAVTGQAELIA, encoded by the coding sequence ATGGATCCTTATGGCATTAAGACGCTCGATGAGCTGAAAGAGTTTCTCCACCGTGCGATGCAGCTCGAACATGCGACGATTCCGCCGTATCTGACGGCACTTTACTCGATTAAGCCCGGTGTAAACCGGGATGCGGCGCAAGTTCTTCGCGTGATCGTCGTGGAAGAAATGCTGGATTTGACCATTGCGGCCAATATCCTCAATGCCATCGGTGGCACGCCGGATCTTACTAGGCCAGATTTCGCGGTTAACTATCCCGCCTCGCTCCCTGACGGCGAGACCGACTTTAAGGTCAGCATACAGGCTTTCAGCCGTGAAGCGCTGGCGACATTCTTGAAAATCGAGCGGCCGGCCCGGCGCCCCGAACATCTCGCTGGCAAGGGCCTGATACAACGCAAAAACTCCCCGCATATCACAGCGCTTGGCAGTGATCCGAGGCACGAAGATCTCCATTTCTTCAGTATCGGCGAGTTCTACGCGACCATCGCGGAAGGCATCAAATACCTGGAGGCCGAAGCGCATGGGGCGGGCACAACCATCTTTACCGGCGACAGTTCGCGCCAGATCACCTCGGAATATTATTACTCCGGCGGCGGCGAACTGTTTCCCGTGACCGATCTGAAAAGCGCCTTGGAAGCCATCGAGCTGATCATGGAACAGGGCGAAGGTGACGGTGGCGGTATCTACGACGATGACGAGCACGAACTGGCCCATTACTATCGTTTCGATGAACTGGTCAAAGGCCGCTATTACCGGAAAGGTGATCAGCCCGACCACCCCACGGGTCCGCATTTGCAGGTCGACTGGGAAGGAGCTTATCCCATCAAACCGAACCTCAAGGTGGCGGAAATATCCGAAGGCTCGGAATTGCGTGAGGCGGCGACCGACTTCAATACATGTTATGGCGAGTTTCTGGAGCTTTTGACGCGTGCCTATAATGGCCAGCCGAGCTTGCTGCTGGAAGCCGTTCCGATCATGTTCGAATTCCGCAATATAATCGTTGAGCTGATCCGCAATCCCCTGCCGGGCCATCCCGGTAAGTACAGCAGCCCCACCTACGAGATTCCCCACAGTGCCAAACAGGCAGCTGTCACCGGGCAGGCGGAGCTGATCGCATGA
- a CDS encoding benzoate-CoA ligase family protein: MIEILGGGPAGLYTGILLRRLLPHIRVRISEQNPQGATFGFGVVFSDQALDFLKADDPETHSLVTPHMESWQNMTLNLPKGSVALDGVGFSAIGRLELIEILRKRAAALGVEFRFSHIVESLDELKADLIVGADGVNSLVRRTLGSEFAPHLEVLGNHFAWFGTTRPFDTLTQSFVETENGALNAHHYRFSPDRSTFIVECDDDTFKAWDFNALGEEGSARLCGEIFRDVLQGAPLITNKSMWRQFPRLWCDKWVAGRHVLLGDAAHTAHFSIGSGTRLAMEDAIALVSALAAHEDVDAALAAYQAERSPIARKIVNAANTSANWYDGFASKMRMEPLDFAFDYMTRSGRVDMDRLRKITPQFMARYDASKASEGQKISDPVGDDVPGAVEIGFDKTAHPNCSSILWDNLARNPDKLAVIGPLGSLTYAELVAEASRWGNAFIAAGLQRGERIPFFLDDTPACPAAFFGAVRAGFVPVLLNIQTTPDTLNFYLKDTGARIALCEAALADKFGAEVLDGTAVAQVVTVNGVADGTERIAAATFLNGQPDELPCADTGPDDMAFWMYSSGSTGRPKGIVHLHHDMAYTQASFGKHVLKLKKEDICFSAPKIYFAYGFGNSFTFPFSIGATTLLMGGQPLPEAVLDMVETFKPTVLFGLPTLYTALVRANSAKTRDLSSLRQSMSAAEILSEDVYNAWKHLTGHGPTEGLGSTELLHIYLSNQLDDHRIGAAGARVPGYEIRLVTPDGEPVEPGEEGAMLIRGHSSAPCYWNRADKTSETMRGDWIATGDRFVERDGYYYFLGRTDDLIKVSGQWVWPMEVERCLNEHPDVHECAVLAHELEDRRMTLRAVVKLRDGAVHGDAQTRILRDYVKSTLMPYKYPRIIQYVAELPKTGTGKIDRQSLLKLPVPVD, from the coding sequence ATGATCGAGATCCTTGGTGGTGGACCTGCTGGGCTCTACACCGGAATTCTTTTGCGGCGTCTGCTGCCGCATATCAGGGTTCGGATCAGCGAACAAAATCCGCAGGGAGCGACTTTCGGTTTCGGGGTTGTTTTTTCAGATCAGGCGCTGGATTTCCTGAAGGCGGACGATCCAGAAACGCATAGCCTAGTCACGCCGCATATGGAGAGCTGGCAGAACATGACCCTCAACCTGCCCAAGGGCAGCGTTGCCTTAGACGGGGTCGGTTTTTCCGCTATCGGTCGCCTGGAACTGATCGAGATCCTGCGTAAGCGAGCAGCAGCGCTTGGTGTCGAGTTTCGCTTTTCCCACATCGTCGAGTCGCTCGACGAACTCAAAGCGGATCTGATCGTCGGCGCGGACGGGGTGAATTCCCTCGTGCGACGGACCCTTGGATCAGAATTTGCGCCGCATTTGGAGGTTCTTGGCAATCACTTCGCGTGGTTCGGCACGACCCGTCCGTTCGACACCCTGACCCAGAGCTTCGTCGAGACGGAAAATGGCGCACTCAATGCGCATCACTACCGCTTTTCGCCGGATCGCAGCACATTCATCGTCGAATGCGACGACGACACCTTCAAAGCTTGGGATTTCAATGCCCTCGGTGAAGAAGGAAGTGCTCGGCTCTGCGGGGAGATTTTCCGTGATGTTCTCCAAGGCGCCCCGCTGATCACCAACAAGTCGATGTGGCGGCAGTTCCCCCGTCTATGGTGCGACAAATGGGTAGCGGGGCGGCATGTGCTGTTGGGCGACGCCGCGCATACGGCGCATTTTTCAATCGGTTCGGGCACGCGTTTAGCGATGGAGGATGCCATCGCCCTGGTCAGCGCTCTCGCGGCCCATGAGGACGTGGACGCAGCGCTAGCAGCCTATCAAGCGGAGAGGTCCCCCATTGCGAGGAAAATTGTCAACGCCGCGAATACATCTGCGAACTGGTATGACGGCTTTGCTTCGAAGATGAGGATGGAGCCCCTGGATTTCGCCTTCGACTACATGACACGTTCGGGCCGGGTGGACATGGACCGACTGCGCAAAATCACGCCGCAATTCATGGCCCGCTATGACGCATCGAAGGCGAGTGAGGGGCAAAAGATCAGCGATCCGGTTGGCGACGACGTTCCGGGAGCGGTCGAAATCGGCTTCGACAAGACAGCACATCCGAACTGCTCGTCTATTCTGTGGGACAATCTCGCCCGCAATCCCGACAAGCTCGCTGTGATCGGTCCCCTGGGATCGCTGACTTATGCGGAGCTTGTGGCCGAGGCCTCGCGCTGGGGGAATGCCTTCATCGCCGCTGGTCTGCAGCGTGGGGAGCGCATCCCTTTCTTCCTCGATGACACGCCCGCCTGTCCGGCAGCTTTCTTTGGGGCCGTGCGGGCAGGTTTTGTCCCCGTTCTTTTGAACATTCAGACGACGCCCGATACGCTTAACTTTTACCTTAAGGACACCGGAGCCCGAATCGCGCTCTGCGAGGCGGCGTTGGCGGACAAATTCGGGGCGGAGGTTCTCGATGGGACAGCTGTCGCTCAGGTGGTGACTGTCAACGGAGTGGCTGACGGCACAGAGAGGATTGCTGCGGCTACCTTTCTGAACGGCCAGCCGGATGAATTGCCCTGCGCCGATACGGGTCCGGACGATATGGCCTTCTGGATGTATTCCTCAGGCTCTACGGGCCGTCCGAAGGGCATTGTCCATCTCCACCATGATATGGCCTATACTCAAGCGTCGTTCGGAAAACATGTCCTTAAATTGAAAAAGGAAGATATCTGTTTTTCGGCGCCGAAGATTTATTTCGCCTACGGGTTCGGGAACTCGTTTACTTTCCCCTTCTCAATTGGCGCAACGACGTTGCTGATGGGCGGGCAACCGTTGCCTGAGGCCGTGCTGGACATGGTCGAAACGTTCAAACCAACCGTGCTGTTTGGGTTGCCGACCCTCTACACTGCTCTGGTTCGCGCGAATTCAGCCAAGACAAGGGATCTCTCGTCGCTGCGGCAATCGATGTCGGCGGCCGAAATCCTCTCGGAAGACGTCTACAATGCCTGGAAACATCTTACCGGGCACGGTCCGACCGAAGGGCTGGGCTCGACCGAGCTTTTACACATCTATCTTTCCAACCAACTCGACGATCACCGTATCGGTGCCGCCGGCGCGCGCGTTCCGGGCTACGAAATCAGGCTCGTCACGCCAGATGGTGAGCCGGTCGAACCGGGCGAGGAGGGCGCAATGCTCATCCGCGGTCATTCTTCCGCGCCTTGCTATTGGAACCGCGCCGACAAGACGAGCGAGACGATGCGTGGAGACTGGATTGCCACCGGAGACCGTTTCGTCGAGCGGGATGGTTATTATTACTTTCTGGGTCGCACCGACGATTTGATCAAGGTCTCCGGGCAATGGGTCTGGCCGATGGAGGTTGAACGCTGCCTCAACGAACATCCCGACGTGCATGAGTGCGCCGTCCTCGCACATGAATTGGAGGATCGCCGTATGACATTGCGGGCCGTGGTGAAATTGCGCGATGGCGCGGTGCATGGCGATGCGCAAACCCGCATCCTGCGCGACTACGTGAAATCGACTCTGATGCCCTACAAATACCCACGCATCATTCAGTATGTCGCCGAACTGCCGAAGACCGGAACAGGCAAGATCGACAGGCAATCATTGTTAAAATTGCCGGTCCCCGTGGATTGA
- a CDS encoding TlpA disulfide reductase family protein, with amino-acid sequence MEKKNMTSSLNSGSPAPLIDVQDWLRGDPLSNFQPGKIYILEFFSTTCGPCGPALSDAAQLQEEYSDMGVEVIGVAANEEAATADEARAQVDAWVTKWLPNTNIRIAFEHSGEMAKHWLEASLIFHVPQAFIVDRDGSIAFIEDSNSLEDVLPKVIDGSWRTSAKAKKADKERIAEGETYAAEIAFRDRISAAIEIK; translated from the coding sequence GTGGAGAAGAAGAACATGACCTCTAGTTTGAATAGCGGCTCTCCAGCCCCGTTGATCGACGTGCAGGACTGGCTGCGCGGCGATCCGCTTTCCAACTTCCAGCCCGGCAAGATATACATCCTTGAGTTCTTTTCGACTACCTGTGGACCTTGCGGGCCGGCGCTGTCCGACGCGGCGCAGCTGCAGGAGGAATACAGCGACATGGGAGTTGAGGTCATCGGGGTCGCAGCAAATGAGGAAGCTGCAACGGCTGACGAGGCCCGAGCTCAGGTGGACGCATGGGTAACCAAATGGCTCCCGAATACGAACATACGGATCGCGTTCGAACACTCAGGCGAAATGGCTAAGCATTGGCTGGAAGCCAGCCTGATTTTCCATGTTCCACAGGCGTTCATTGTCGACCGAGACGGTAGCATCGCCTTTATCGAAGATTCGAACTCACTCGAGGACGTTCTGCCAAAAGTGATTGACGGCAGTTGGCGCACCAGCGCGAAAGCGAAAAAGGCCGACAAGGAGCGGATTGCTGAAGGCGAGACTTATGCTGCGGAGATAGCGTTCCGTGATCGAATCTCGGCGGCGATAGAGATTAAGTGA
- a CDS encoding ISNCY family transposase has protein sequence MRKVSMATRVELVAAISCRYVLGGRAEKARMLDEFVALTGFHRKHAMRLLRGEREPAKGGPRPGRRVYGDDVRAALVVVWEASDRICGKRLHPLLPTLIEAMERHGHGDMNSETRRQLLTMSPATIDRVLKEIKASATGPRRRKGSTAIRRSVPVRTFSDWDDPAPGFVEADLVSHSGPYARGAFSQTLVLTDIATGWTECAPLLVREQTVLITALTELRKLLPFPLLGFDTDNDSVFMNESVHEYCLRDNIELTRCRPYRKNDQAFVEQKNGAIVRKIVGYRRFEGLRATRELAKLYSSMRLFVNFFQPSFKLKEKHRDGAKVIKRYHRPATPYQRLLDDARTPEDTCLRLKAMYLTLDPVRLLRDIRLAQERLVEIADKPDGPPATDGEALPLEDFLSGLRIAWRGGEVKPTARSKPAAKRERRRPDPLLAVTAELEDWFEAEPWRTSRELLERLQVKYPGVYPDGLIRTVQRRMKIWRSTQANALVFGPFADAARQTQNVEVVQ, from the coding sequence ATGAGGAAGGTAAGCATGGCGACACGTGTGGAATTGGTGGCGGCGATCAGTTGTCGCTATGTGTTAGGCGGGCGGGCCGAGAAGGCGAGGATGTTGGACGAGTTCGTGGCGCTCACGGGCTTTCATCGCAAGCATGCGATGCGACTGCTGCGAGGAGAACGCGAACCGGCGAAGGGTGGTCCTCGGCCAGGGCGCCGGGTTTACGGCGATGACGTGCGGGCGGCGCTCGTCGTTGTTTGGGAGGCGTCGGATCGAATTTGCGGCAAGCGACTACACCCCCTGTTGCCAACACTGATCGAAGCGATGGAACGTCATGGACATGGCGATATGAATAGCGAGACGCGCCGGCAACTCTTGACGATGAGCCCAGCGACGATTGATCGAGTCCTCAAGGAGATTAAAGCGAGCGCCACGGGTCCGCGGCGCCGGAAAGGATCAACGGCGATTCGGCGTAGTGTTCCCGTTCGAACGTTCTCGGATTGGGATGACCCCGCACCCGGCTTTGTCGAGGCTGATCTCGTTTCTCATTCCGGCCCGTACGCGAGAGGTGCCTTCTCGCAAACGCTGGTGTTGACCGATATAGCCACGGGCTGGACGGAATGCGCGCCGCTGCTGGTTCGCGAGCAAACGGTACTGATCACTGCGTTGACCGAACTGCGCAAGTTGCTGCCGTTCCCGCTGCTGGGCTTCGACACCGACAACGACAGTGTGTTCATGAACGAGAGCGTTCATGAGTATTGCTTGCGAGATAATATCGAACTCACCCGTTGCCGCCCCTACCGAAAGAACGACCAGGCATTTGTCGAGCAGAAGAATGGCGCGATCGTGCGCAAGATCGTTGGATACCGACGCTTCGAGGGGCTGCGAGCCACCCGGGAGCTGGCCAAGCTTTATTCCTCAATGCGGTTGTTCGTGAATTTCTTTCAGCCATCATTCAAGCTGAAAGAAAAGCACCGTGACGGAGCCAAGGTGATCAAGCGCTATCATCGTCCCGCCACGCCTTATCAGCGGCTGCTTGACGACGCACGCACGCCGGAGGATACATGCCTTCGGCTCAAGGCGATGTACCTGACGCTCGATCCGGTTCGGCTGCTCCGCGACATACGGCTGGCACAAGAGAGATTGGTCGAAATTGCTGACAAGCCTGATGGTCCGCCTGCCACCGACGGCGAGGCATTACCGCTCGAAGACTTTCTGTCTGGCTTACGGATTGCTTGGCGTGGTGGTGAAGTGAAACCGACTGCCCGCTCCAAGCCAGCGGCCAAGCGAGAGCGGCGGAGGCCCGATCCTCTACTCGCCGTCACTGCCGAACTCGAGGATTGGTTCGAGGCGGAGCCTTGGCGAACTTCGCGAGAGTTGCTTGAACGCTTGCAGGTCAAATACCCCGGCGTGTATCCCGACGGCCTCATTCGGACCGTGCAGCGTCGAATGAAGATCTGGCGCAGTACACAGGCCAATGCGCTGGTGTTCGGGCCATTCGCCGATGCCGCGCGGCAGACGCAAAACGTAGAGGTCGTGCAGTGA
- a CDS encoding PDR/VanB family oxidoreductase, with product MRSRQEWRQARVIDIAHPTEDVRAVTFAVNGPLSAFDPGSHTNIRVMIHDAPAIRTYTVLPSAPGTLKIAVKLHPNSRGGSAWVWSLNPGDVTEMTTPENRFELSWRASHYLLIAGGIGVTPIFGMAPALISGGQSVRMIYGGRSQAQLAFRDELETLLGGDLELFVEEEGRSFDLDAEFSRLPLDAESYVCGPIGLLNASKAAWQRAGRPMSRLRFEVFGDSGHYGESAFWVEIPALRKTVEVRPDQSMLEALLQSGVDMVYDCQRGECGLCAVGVLDHEATIDHRDVFFSPTERAQNVRMCACVSRAPGGTISIDTGYQSAPL from the coding sequence ATGCGTTCGAGGCAGGAATGGCGGCAGGCCCGCGTCATCGACATCGCCCATCCGACCGAGGACGTGCGCGCCGTGACCTTCGCGGTGAATGGGCCGCTGTCGGCTTTCGATCCGGGCTCGCACACCAATATCCGCGTCATGATCCACGATGCGCCGGCAATACGGACCTACACGGTCCTGCCCAGCGCGCCGGGCACGCTGAAGATTGCCGTGAAACTGCACCCCAACAGCCGGGGAGGCTCGGCATGGGTGTGGTCGTTGAACCCCGGCGACGTGACGGAGATGACCACGCCGGAGAACCGTTTTGAGTTGTCCTGGCGAGCCTCCCACTATCTGCTGATCGCCGGCGGGATCGGCGTCACGCCGATCTTCGGCATGGCACCCGCGCTCATCAGCGGCGGCCAGAGCGTGCGGATGATCTATGGCGGCAGGAGCCAGGCGCAGCTGGCGTTCCGTGATGAGCTGGAAACATTGCTCGGTGGCGATCTGGAACTGTTTGTCGAGGAAGAAGGGCGCAGTTTCGATCTCGATGCGGAATTTTCCCGCCTGCCCTTGGACGCCGAAAGCTATGTTTGCGGCCCGATCGGCCTGTTGAATGCGTCGAAGGCTGCATGGCAGCGGGCGGGGCGGCCGATGAGCAGGCTCCGCTTCGAGGTATTCGGAGACAGCGGCCACTATGGCGAAAGCGCGTTCTGGGTGGAAATCCCGGCCCTGCGAAAGACCGTCGAGGTGCGCCCAGACCAGAGTATGCTCGAGGCGCTTCTGCAATCCGGCGTCGACATGGTCTATGACTGCCAGCGCGGCGAATGTGGCCTCTGCGCCGTCGGCGTCCTTGATCATGAGGCGACGATTGACCATCGCGACGTGTTCTTCTCTCCAACCGAGCGGGCACAAAATGTCAGAATGTGCGCTTGCGTTTCGAGGGCGCCGGGCGGCACGATCTCGATCGATACTGGATATCAAAGCGCACCACTTTGA
- a CDS encoding GntR family transcriptional regulator: protein MADAIDTGPRQQTLKALQGLRDIVLKGEVEAGERLSEVALSTRLDVSRTPLRTALQRLEQEGLVEAIASGGFAVRRFSRNDVIDAIELRGVLEGTAARLAAERGAPSAGLRQLAGVVAALDAVVAPGPENLDFGRYEELNGDFHATLAALSGSDIIRREIARVTGLPFASPNAFVNDQVDIPAFRQSLLLGQVQHKAILSAIEGREGARAEALAREHARLARQNLDIVLFDTSQLRHRVAALALMAG from the coding sequence ATGGCCGATGCTATCGATACTGGCCCTCGGCAGCAAACGCTCAAGGCGTTGCAAGGGTTGCGGGACATAGTGCTGAAGGGCGAGGTCGAGGCGGGCGAGCGCCTCTCGGAGGTGGCGCTTTCGACGCGGCTCGACGTTTCGCGCACCCCGCTTCGAACGGCGCTGCAGCGGCTCGAACAGGAAGGGCTTGTCGAGGCGATCGCATCCGGCGGCTTTGCGGTTCGCCGCTTCAGCCGGAACGACGTAATCGACGCAATCGAGTTGCGTGGCGTTCTCGAAGGCACCGCAGCCCGTCTTGCGGCGGAACGTGGCGCGCCATCCGCGGGACTTCGCCAACTCGCGGGTGTCGTGGCGGCACTCGATGCAGTGGTCGCGCCGGGCCCGGAAAACCTGGATTTTGGCCGCTATGAGGAATTGAACGGCGATTTTCATGCGACGCTCGCCGCGCTGAGCGGCAGCGATATCATCAGGCGGGAGATCGCACGTGTCACCGGGCTGCCTTTCGCGAGCCCCAATGCCTTCGTCAACGATCAGGTCGACATTCCCGCCTTTCGCCAGTCATTGCTGCTCGGCCAGGTTCAGCACAAGGCCATCCTGTCGGCGATCGAGGGACGCGAAGGCGCGCGCGCCGAGGCGCTTGCGCGGGAACACGCGCGGCTGGCCCGCCAGAATCTCGATATTGTGCTGTTCGACACATCCCAATTGCGCCACCGGGTCGCGGCACTCGCTCTGATGGCCGGTTGA
- a CDS encoding aromatic ring-hydroxylating dioxygenase subunit alpha, protein MERSTFPLNAWYAAAHDVEVRRVLLARRICNKPIVLYRKEDGTAAALADACWHRLVPLSLGRLEGDKVICGYHGLEFDDTGRCVYMPSQHTINPSACVKSYPIAEKHRFIWIWPGDPALADPALIPDLHWNDDPDWVADGKLIEVNCDYRLVVDNLMDLTHETFVHGTSIGDRAVAEAPFVATHNEKFAVVTRWMERIDPPPFWKKQYGKPGKVDRWQIIRFEAPCTIAIDVGVAAAGTGAPQGDRSRGVNGYVLNTITPATDRTCLYFWAFARNYDIRNQARTHELREGVAGVFSEDEAVLEAQQRAIETNSDHVFYNLNIDAGSMWARKLIDRMIDAESQPTRAAAE, encoded by the coding sequence ATGGAGAGGTCGACTTTTCCGCTCAACGCCTGGTACGCCGCTGCCCATGACGTCGAAGTCAGGCGCGTCCTGCTCGCGCGGCGCATCTGCAACAAGCCGATCGTCCTGTATCGCAAGGAGGATGGCACTGCGGCGGCATTAGCGGATGCATGTTGGCACCGTCTGGTGCCGCTGTCGCTCGGCCGGCTCGAGGGCGACAAGGTGATCTGCGGCTATCACGGCCTGGAATTCGACGATACGGGCCGCTGTGTATACATGCCGTCGCAGCACACCATCAATCCGTCGGCCTGCGTGAAATCCTACCCGATCGCGGAGAAGCACCGCTTCATCTGGATCTGGCCGGGCGATCCGGCGCTTGCCGACCCTGCGCTCATTCCCGACCTTCACTGGAACGACGATCCCGATTGGGTAGCCGACGGAAAGCTGATCGAAGTGAATTGCGACTACAGGCTGGTCGTGGACAATCTCATGGATCTGACCCACGAGACCTTCGTGCATGGCACCTCGATCGGTGACAGGGCGGTCGCGGAAGCGCCGTTTGTTGCTACCCACAACGAAAAATTTGCCGTGGTGACGCGATGGATGGAAAGGATCGATCCGCCGCCCTTCTGGAAGAAGCAATATGGAAAACCGGGCAAGGTCGATCGCTGGCAGATCATTCGCTTCGAAGCGCCCTGCACCATAGCCATCGACGTCGGGGTCGCGGCGGCGGGCACAGGGGCGCCGCAAGGTGATCGCTCCCGGGGCGTCAACGGCTATGTGCTCAATACGATAACGCCCGCGACGGACCGGACCTGTCTTTATTTCTGGGCGTTCGCCCGTAACTACGACATTCGTAATCAGGCGCGCACCCATGAATTGCGAGAAGGAGTCGCCGGCGTGTTCAGCGAGGACGAAGCCGTGCTCGAAGCCCAGCAAAGGGCTATCGAGACCAATTCCGACCACGTCTTCTACAATCTCAACATCGATGCGGGCTCGATGTGGGCGCGCAAGCTGATCGACCGGATGATTGACGCGGAGTCTCAGCCCACGCGCGCGGCCGCGGAGTAG
- a CDS encoding cold-shock protein has translation MATGTVKWFNSTKGFGFIQPDDGSPDVFVHVSAVERAGIRGLNDGQKITYELVKDRKSGKMSADNLQA, from the coding sequence ATGGCGACTGGTACAGTAAAATGGTTCAATTCAACAAAAGGCTTCGGCTTTATCCAGCCGGACGACGGTAGCCCGGATGTGTTCGTTCACGTTTCCGCGGTTGAACGGGCCGGCATCCGCGGTTTGAACGACGGCCAGAAGATTACCTATGAGCTGGTCAAGGACCGTAAGTCCGGCAAGATGTCGGCGGACAATCTCCAGGCCTAA
- the trxA gene encoding thioredoxin: MATVKVDINNFQSEVLESAEPVVVDFWAEWCGPCKMIAPSLEEIAVEMEGKVKVAKLNIDENPELAAQFGVLSIPTLAIFKGGEVADISVGVKSKTALSNWISNAA; encoded by the coding sequence ATGGCTACCGTGAAAGTTGATATCAATAATTTCCAGTCCGAAGTTCTGGAGTCCGCAGAACCCGTCGTCGTCGATTTCTGGGCTGAATGGTGCGGCCCGTGCAAGATGATTGCTCCGAGCCTCGAGGAAATCGCCGTCGAGATGGAAGGCAAGGTCAAGGTGGCCAAGCTGAATATCGATGAGAACCCGGAACTCGCTGCACAGTTCGGCGTGCTCTCCATTCCGACGCTTGCGATCTTCAAGGGCGGCGAAGTTGCCGATATCTCGGTTGGCGTAAAGTCGAAGACGGCCCTTTCGAACTGGATTTCGAACGCTGCCTGA
- a CDS encoding TraH family protein produces the protein MLDAALISKCTDPSLTSGIVEQFVEEAGSPDPLAISVKSGGRLILVPKPTTADEAMEIIRQNVGQAVVRAGLTQIPVGTGVKDASELKPDLVDACENLRMGTKLFAKVMRIVAKWYGNPTAKDVLPQIFEDAVYSWKTGEFEGVQVFLAPDPDGAMKMDRVAPVERTPVANEARDEPAVSPDAEESRDAQSAGIRIDLSRIGGQK, from the coding sequence ATGCTCGACGCCGCCCTCATTTCGAAGTGTACTGATCCTTCCCTCACCTCGGGTATCGTCGAGCAGTTTGTGGAAGAGGCCGGTTCTCCGGATCCGCTAGCAATTTCTGTCAAGTCGGGCGGCCGGCTGATCCTGGTGCCGAAGCCGACGACCGCGGACGAGGCGATGGAGATCATCCGCCAGAATGTCGGCCAGGCGGTCGTTCGCGCCGGGCTGACACAGATCCCGGTCGGCACCGGCGTGAAGGACGCTTCGGAACTGAAGCCTGATCTCGTTGACGCCTGCGAGAACCTGCGCATGGGAACGAAGCTGTTCGCCAAGGTCATGCGTATCGTCGCGAAGTGGTACGGCAATCCGACAGCAAAGGATGTTCTGCCGCAAATATTCGAGGATGCTGTCTATTCGTGGAAGACCGGCGAATTTGAGGGCGTCCAGGTTTTTCTGGCGCCTGATCCGGACGGCGCGATGAAAATGGATAGAGTTGCGCCCGTTGAGAGAACACCCGTGGCCAATGAGGCTCGAGACGAGCCTGCCGTATCGCCAGATGCCGAGGAAAGCCGTGATGCCCAGTCAGCTGGTATCAGGATCGACCTCTCACGCATTGGTGGGCAAAAGTGA